From Thermoflavifilum aggregans, a single genomic window includes:
- a CDS encoding DUF7948 domain-containing protein, whose product MPDHIRIRKMFFARTNSFLARRWRYGWTLFACVLLAGLANGQSSFGDVSFQTNKGQWPANVLFRADLGSGQYVVLSRQGFGAVLYDTADMKHFWSLFHGDAQEISSSRNPLHRPRSRFPQAIPSAGVAFPVTLHGVYYQVHFLNSQSPQIQFDHPSTTYYNYFIGNDPARWATHVEGYGGITYGQIYPGIDVRFYFEAGRLKYDWILQPGAQVSQISLQYEGIESMEIRKGNLLIKTAVGTITELEPFCYQYVEGQRQQIPCRYVINRQQVGFQVTGTYDPHLPLIIDPVVIFATFTGSTADNWGFTATYDAQGNFYAGGIVFNSGYPVTPGAFQQTFGGGQIESNYYGYDMAIAKFDPTGKRLLYATYLGGSGNEQPHSLIVNHQGNLIIAGRTSSPDFPHDHQYGPRGGYDIVVAELNPSGSALLHSVVIGGRNDDGVNITFVREAGTVSLMQNYGDDARSEVIVDAADNVYLASCSQSPDFPVTPGVFQPTKGDASKPHSGSRTVYDQGGPIVFSYTYYDQDAVVMKLHPDLSLAWASFLGGSGDDAAYVIDLDPSGNIYVGGATSSSDLPSGKLPGVLQPSYQGNMTDGFVAEISNDGTQLLRRTYLGTNGIDEVYGLAFDQQGYPYVCGTTTGNWPVVNAPYSQPGGKQFIAKLKPDLSGYVYSTTFGTGGANPDISPVAFLVDRCENVYVSGWGGDINSQYGGFVHGGQSTTGLYITPDALQKTTDGSDFYFFVLKRNAAGVLYASYWGGPGIWEHVDGGTSRFDPTGVIYEAICGGCGGSSNEPVTPGVWSPRNGSDNCNEVALKIAFNLSGVHVGLKALDGDTSGCVPFTVEITDTAGLSRQYIWDFGDGTGPVRTTEASQSHTYTEVGRYRVMVVGIDSSSCNIADTGYMWVKVGDNPARVGFEVQKIGPCTSYRYRFINTSVALGGGGFTDSSFEWDFGDGSGQIRAGVDTVEHGYGGPGVYRVVLRLVDSSFCNAPDSSVMVLRVASNVRAGFEVDSVGCVPYTAVFNNTSDGGLSFEWDFGDGTTSTEANPVHEYGKAGEYVVRLVANDSTTCNRTDTMVDTIRVYGRPVSMFVVSPVPPQANVAEVFTNQSQGGVRWWWEFGDGSGDTTYNASHIYPKTGVYEACLRVANEWGCEDTSCQAVEALINPLFDVPSAFSPNGDGINDVFRVRGFGIERFEMEIYNRWGQKVYESRDVNQGWDGTYRGKPQPMDAYAYVIHIQFTDGTQTTKTGSVTLLR is encoded by the coding sequence ATGCCTGACCATATCCGCATCAGGAAGATGTTTTTTGCACGCACAAATTCTTTTCTTGCCAGGAGATGGAGATATGGCTGGACGCTATTCGCCTGTGTATTGCTGGCTGGTTTGGCCAATGGTCAATCGTCTTTCGGGGATGTCAGCTTTCAGACCAACAAGGGGCAATGGCCTGCCAATGTGCTTTTCCGGGCTGATCTGGGATCAGGCCAGTATGTGGTGCTCAGCCGCCAGGGCTTCGGTGCGGTGCTCTACGACACCGCAGATATGAAACATTTCTGGTCATTATTTCATGGTGATGCACAGGAAATTTCTTCTTCCCGCAACCCCCTTCATCGCCCGAGAAGCCGGTTCCCACAGGCAATTCCTTCTGCCGGTGTGGCTTTCCCTGTTACCCTGCATGGTGTGTATTATCAGGTTCATTTCCTCAATAGTCAATCTCCCCAGATACAATTTGATCATCCCAGTACGACCTATTACAATTATTTCATAGGCAATGATCCGGCCCGCTGGGCTACCCATGTGGAAGGTTATGGAGGAATCACCTACGGACAGATTTATCCGGGTATTGATGTACGGTTTTATTTTGAAGCCGGCCGACTGAAATATGACTGGATCCTTCAGCCCGGTGCACAGGTCAGCCAGATCAGCCTGCAGTATGAGGGCATTGAGAGTATGGAAATCCGCAAAGGCAATCTGTTGATCAAAACGGCCGTGGGAACCATCACGGAACTGGAGCCCTTTTGCTATCAATATGTAGAGGGACAACGCCAGCAGATTCCCTGTCGCTATGTGATCAACCGGCAGCAGGTAGGCTTTCAAGTTACCGGTACCTATGATCCGCATCTACCCCTCATCATTGATCCGGTGGTCATCTTTGCCACATTTACCGGTTCTACGGCCGATAACTGGGGTTTTACGGCTACTTATGATGCACAGGGTAATTTCTACGCCGGCGGCATTGTCTTCAACAGTGGTTATCCGGTCACACCCGGGGCTTTTCAGCAAACCTTTGGAGGTGGGCAAATTGAATCGAATTATTATGGTTACGATATGGCCATTGCCAAATTTGATCCGACTGGAAAACGATTGCTATACGCGACCTATCTGGGAGGAAGTGGCAATGAGCAGCCGCACAGCCTGATTGTGAATCATCAGGGCAACCTGATCATAGCCGGGCGAACCAGTTCGCCTGATTTCCCCCATGACCACCAGTATGGTCCCCGCGGCGGTTATGATATTGTGGTAGCTGAATTGAATCCTTCGGGCAGTGCTCTCCTGCACAGTGTGGTGATTGGTGGAAGAAATGATGATGGGGTGAATATTACGTTTGTGCGCGAAGCAGGCACGGTGTCGCTGATGCAAAATTATGGCGATGATGCCCGCAGCGAAGTAATTGTGGATGCGGCTGATAATGTATATCTGGCCAGCTGCAGCCAGTCGCCCGATTTCCCGGTTACTCCGGGTGTTTTTCAACCAACCAAAGGCGATGCCTCAAAACCACATAGCGGTTCCCGGACGGTTTATGATCAGGGGGGGCCCATTGTGTTCTCCTATACCTATTATGACCAGGATGCAGTGGTGATGAAGCTGCATCCCGATCTCAGCCTGGCATGGGCGAGCTTTTTGGGCGGCTCGGGCGATGATGCAGCTTATGTGATTGACCTGGATCCATCCGGAAATATTTATGTCGGAGGTGCAACCTCCAGCAGCGATCTGCCCTCGGGTAAACTGCCCGGCGTGCTTCAGCCCTCATACCAGGGCAACATGACCGATGGGTTTGTGGCCGAGATCAGCAACGACGGTACCCAGTTGCTGCGCCGCACCTATCTGGGAACCAACGGCATTGATGAGGTATATGGCCTGGCCTTCGATCAGCAGGGCTACCCGTATGTGTGCGGTACCACTACCGGCAACTGGCCCGTGGTGAATGCTCCCTATTCACAACCCGGCGGCAAGCAATTCATTGCCAAGCTAAAACCTGATCTGAGCGGATATGTCTATTCCACCACTTTTGGTACCGGTGGCGCCAACCCGGATATTTCGCCGGTTGCTTTTCTGGTAGATCGTTGTGAAAACGTGTATGTGTCCGGCTGGGGTGGGGACATCAACAGCCAATATGGCGGCTTCGTGCATGGCGGACAGTCCACCACCGGGCTTTACATTACGCCGGATGCGCTGCAGAAAACCACTGATGGATCTGATTTTTATTTCTTTGTGTTGAAACGAAACGCTGCCGGCGTGCTTTATGCCAGCTACTGGGGAGGACCTGGCATCTGGGAACATGTGGATGGAGGCACCAGTCGGTTCGATCCTACCGGAGTTATTTATGAAGCTATTTGTGGCGGATGTGGAGGTTCTTCCAACGAGCCGGTTACTCCCGGTGTTTGGTCGCCTCGCAACGGAAGCGACAACTGCAATGAGGTTGCGTTGAAGATAGCGTTTAATTTGAGTGGGGTACATGTAGGGTTGAAGGCTTTGGATGGTGACACGAGCGGATGTGTACCATTTACGGTGGAGATTACGGATACGGCTGGTTTGTCCCGGCAATATATATGGGATTTTGGGGATGGGACGGGGCCGGTACGGACTACCGAGGCCAGCCAAAGTCATACGTATACGGAGGTAGGCCGGTATCGGGTGATGGTGGTGGGGATAGATTCCAGCAGTTGCAACATAGCCGACACGGGATACATGTGGGTGAAGGTAGGGGATAATCCGGCGCGGGTTGGATTTGAGGTGCAGAAGATAGGACCGTGTACGAGTTACCGGTATCGGTTTATCAATACCAGTGTAGCGTTGGGAGGGGGAGGTTTTACGGACAGTTCGTTTGAGTGGGATTTTGGGGATGGCAGTGGTCAGATTCGGGCGGGGGTAGACACGGTGGAGCATGGCTATGGAGGACCTGGGGTGTATCGGGTGGTATTGCGGTTGGTGGATAGTAGTTTTTGCAATGCGCCGGATAGCAGTGTGATGGTGTTGCGGGTAGCGTCGAATGTGAGGGCAGGTTTTGAGGTAGACAGTGTAGGCTGTGTACCGTATACGGCGGTGTTTAACAATACGAGTGATGGGGGGCTAAGTTTTGAGTGGGATTTTGGGGATGGGACGACGAGCACGGAGGCGAATCCGGTACATGAGTATGGCAAGGCTGGGGAGTATGTAGTTCGTTTGGTAGCCAATGACAGCACGACATGTAACCGGACGGATACGATGGTGGATACGATCCGGGTATATGGACGGCCGGTATCGATGTTTGTGGTGAGTCCGGTGCCGCCGCAGGCGAATGTGGCGGAGGTATTTACCAACCAGAGCCAGGGGGGTGTGAGATGGTGGTGGGAGTTTGGGGATGGGAGTGGTGATACGACGTACAATGCGAGTCATATATATCCGAAGACGGGGGTATATGAGGCATGTTTACGGGTAGCCAACGAGTGGGGTTGTGAGGACACGAGTTGTCAGGCGGTGGAGGCGTTGATCAATCCGTTGTTTGATGTGCCGAGTGCGTTTTCGCCGAATGGGGATGGGATCAATGATGTGTTTCGGGTGCGAGGATTTGGGATAGAGCGATTTGAGATGGAGATTTACAACCGGTGGGGCCAGAAGGTATATGAGAGCCGGGATGTGAATCAGGGTTGGGATGGAACGTACCGGGGCAAGCCACAGCCGATGGATGCCTACGCCTACGTGATCCATATCCAGTTTACCGATGGCACACAAACAACTAAAACCGGCAGTGTAACGTTATTAAGATAA
- the recG gene encoding ATP-dependent DNA helicase RecG, with the protein MPASATSIWSIPVEYIKGVGPQRAELLKKELRIYTGRDLLMLFPYRYYDRSEITPIARLTADQEYTQVKGVITQIHQTEGTRWSNTARLVAELHDDTGFVQLIWFNGWHWVKKSLLIGKTYLVFGRLSFFNGIPQIVHPELNDPHQAQAGWAFEPVYPSTEKLRARGLNSRGIARIMAAFWEKIQENDIPENIPATVREAYQLMDRGKAFRAIHFPGSWQEVEAARRRLKFEELFLSQVRIAMLRNTHHHESKGWVFQQVGELFNSLYNRLPFSLTEAQKRVIREIRRDTLSGHQMNRLLQGDVGSGKTIVALLVMLLAIDNGFQACLMAPTEILAQQHYHHITELLEGLPVEVALLTGNVRGQQRKQILEGIASGSIQLLIGTHALIEDTVQFARLGLAVIDEQHRFGVAQRAALWEKSEIPPHVLVMTATPIPRTLAMTVYGDLDVSVIDQLPPGRKKIMTVHRTSDRRHQVMDFVKSQIRQGRQAYIVYPLIEESEKLDYENLMRGYEEVKAYFPEPEFRISMVHGQQSPEVRNTNMQRFVQGITHIMVATTVIEVGVHVPNASIMVIESAEKFGLSQLHQLRGRVGRGEHASYCILLTAPEIGKEAMERIRVMTQTDNGFLIAEKDLQLRGPGDIEGTRQSGVMEFKLADVVKDTDLLMQAREAALRLVEQDPLLMQPENQCLQNWLQQDYKKNNWSKIS; encoded by the coding sequence ATGCCGGCGTCTGCAACATCCATATGGAGTATTCCGGTGGAGTACATCAAAGGGGTGGGTCCCCAGCGGGCTGAGTTGTTGAAAAAAGAACTCCGGATTTACACAGGCCGCGATTTGCTGATGCTTTTTCCTTACCGGTATTATGACCGTTCGGAAATTACTCCCATTGCCAGGCTGACGGCCGACCAGGAGTATACCCAGGTGAAAGGTGTGATCACCCAGATTCATCAGACGGAAGGCACCCGATGGAGCAATACAGCCCGGTTGGTGGCGGAATTGCACGATGACACCGGATTTGTGCAACTGATATGGTTTAATGGCTGGCACTGGGTTAAAAAAAGCCTTCTCATCGGCAAAACCTATCTGGTGTTTGGCCGTCTTTCCTTTTTTAACGGTATTCCGCAGATTGTTCATCCTGAGCTGAACGACCCGCACCAAGCACAGGCCGGATGGGCTTTTGAGCCGGTTTATCCTTCTACGGAAAAACTCAGGGCACGAGGACTTAACAGCCGGGGCATAGCCCGTATCATGGCAGCTTTCTGGGAAAAAATACAGGAAAATGATATTCCGGAAAATATCCCTGCAACTGTGCGGGAGGCCTACCAGCTTATGGATCGTGGCAAGGCTTTCCGGGCAATTCATTTTCCCGGAAGCTGGCAGGAAGTCGAAGCAGCGCGCCGTCGCCTGAAATTTGAAGAGCTTTTTCTGTCGCAGGTGCGCATCGCCATGCTGCGCAACACACATCATCACGAGTCGAAGGGTTGGGTATTTCAACAGGTAGGTGAATTGTTCAACAGCTTGTATAACCGCCTGCCTTTTTCACTTACCGAAGCCCAGAAACGGGTAATCCGGGAAATCCGCCGCGACACGCTTTCCGGTCACCAGATGAACCGGCTGCTCCAGGGCGATGTGGGTAGCGGCAAAACCATTGTGGCCCTGCTGGTTATGCTGCTGGCGATAGATAACGGCTTTCAGGCCTGCCTGATGGCCCCCACAGAAATTCTTGCCCAGCAGCACTATCATCATATCACAGAACTTCTGGAGGGTTTGCCTGTGGAGGTGGCTTTGCTTACCGGCAATGTCCGCGGACAGCAGCGAAAGCAAATCCTGGAAGGTATAGCTAGCGGGAGCATTCAACTGTTGATTGGTACCCATGCCCTGATTGAAGATACAGTGCAGTTTGCCCGGCTGGGGCTGGCTGTTATTGATGAACAACATCGGTTTGGGGTGGCTCAGCGGGCTGCGCTTTGGGAAAAAAGTGAAATTCCTCCCCACGTGCTGGTGATGACCGCCACACCCATACCGCGAACCCTGGCTATGACCGTGTACGGCGATCTGGATGTTTCCGTGATCGATCAGCTGCCGCCGGGCAGAAAAAAAATTATGACGGTGCATCGGACCAGCGACAGGCGCCATCAGGTAATGGATTTCGTAAAATCGCAGATCCGCCAGGGGCGCCAGGCTTATATTGTGTATCCTTTGATAGAAGAATCAGAAAAGCTGGATTACGAAAACCTCATGCGCGGGTATGAAGAAGTAAAAGCCTATTTTCCCGAGCCGGAGTTTCGCATCAGCATGGTGCACGGTCAGCAATCGCCTGAAGTAAGAAATACCAACATGCAACGTTTTGTGCAGGGCATCACTCATATTATGGTTGCCACCACGGTTATTGAAGTGGGTGTGCACGTACCCAATGCCAGCATCATGGTCATTGAAAGCGCTGAAAAATTCGGCCTTTCCCAGTTGCATCAGCTCCGGGGAAGAGTAGGACGCGGTGAGCATGCTTCTTATTGTATTTTGCTCACGGCACCCGAAATAGGGAAGGAAGCAATGGAGCGGATCCGGGTGATGACCCAAACCGATAATGGCTTTTTGATAGCCGAAAAAGATTTGCAGCTCAGAGGCCCGGGGGATATAGAAGGCACCCGGCAAAGCGGTGTGATGGAATTTAAACTGGCCGATGTGGTAAAGGATACCGATCTGCTGATGCAGGCCCGGGAAGCAGCCCTGCGGCTGGTGGAACAGGATCCCTTGCTGATGCAGCCAGAAAACCAATGTTTGCAAAACTGGCTCCAGCAGGACTATAAAAAAAATAACTGGAGTAAAATTTCTTAA
- a CDS encoding citrate (Si)-synthase, eukaryotic — translation MSTLKEKFKAKADEQAARVKKLMQEYGHTKIGEITLSQVYQGMRGVIGLVTETSLLDPNEGIRFRGYSIPQLRKQLPKAPGGNEPLPEGLFYLMLLGELPTEQDAVDMSNAWGRRSHVPNHVFDAIDALPLSTHPMTMFTVGIMAMQTESRFAKAYASGKIGKADYWDYTFEDAMNLIARLPRIAAYIYRRKYKGGDNIQPDHSLDWAANFAHMLGYDDESFYELMRLYMTIHADHEGGNVSAHTVHLVGSALSDPYLAFSAGMNGLAGPLHGLANQEVIKWIKNMQQELGGGLPSKEQIAAFVHRTLSEGKVIPGYGHAVLRQTDPRFLAQMDFAKKHLPDDELVNLVWRIYEVVPPILQELGKVKNPWPNVDAHSGALLEHYGLVEYEFYTVLFGVSRSLGVLASLCWDRALGLPIERPKSVTTEWLEQFVKGQLQSVEHSTHAGSEES, via the coding sequence ATGAGTACATTAAAAGAAAAATTCAAGGCCAAAGCCGATGAGCAGGCAGCCCGCGTCAAGAAATTGATGCAGGAATATGGTCATACCAAAATCGGTGAGATTACTTTATCGCAGGTATACCAGGGCATGCGTGGCGTGATTGGTTTGGTTACGGAAACTTCTTTGCTGGATCCCAATGAAGGCATCCGTTTTCGGGGTTATTCCATTCCGCAGCTGCGCAAACAGTTGCCCAAAGCTCCCGGAGGGAATGAACCCCTGCCGGAAGGATTATTTTATTTGATGCTTTTGGGTGAATTGCCAACTGAACAGGATGCAGTTGATATGTCGAATGCATGGGGAAGGCGCTCCCATGTGCCCAATCATGTGTTTGATGCCATTGATGCTTTGCCCTTATCCACACATCCCATGACGATGTTCACAGTGGGCATCATGGCTATGCAAACCGAATCCCGTTTTGCCAAGGCTTATGCTTCGGGTAAAATAGGGAAGGCCGACTACTGGGATTATACTTTTGAAGATGCCATGAATTTGATTGCCCGTCTGCCTCGTATTGCTGCTTATATCTATCGCCGCAAATACAAGGGGGGTGACAATATACAACCGGATCATTCGCTTGACTGGGCTGCCAATTTCGCCCACATGCTGGGTTATGACGATGAAAGCTTCTATGAGCTGATGCGGCTGTACATGACCATTCATGCCGATCATGAAGGAGGTAACGTAAGCGCGCATACCGTACATCTGGTGGGATCAGCCCTGAGTGATCCCTATCTGGCTTTTTCGGCCGGGATGAATGGCCTGGCCGGGCCTTTGCATGGGCTTGCCAATCAGGAAGTCATCAAGTGGATTAAAAACATGCAGCAGGAACTGGGTGGAGGTCTGCCCAGTAAGGAACAAATTGCAGCATTTGTACACAGAACCCTGAGCGAAGGCAAGGTAATACCGGGTTATGGACACGCCGTGCTGCGGCAAACCGATCCTCGTTTTCTGGCCCAGATGGATTTTGCCAAAAAACATCTGCCCGATGATGAACTGGTGAATTTGGTCTGGCGTATCTATGAAGTAGTGCCACCCATTTTGCAGGAACTCGGTAAGGTGAAAAATCCTTGGCCCAATGTGGATGCACATTCCGGTGCCTTGCTGGAGCATTACGGATTGGTTGAATATGAATTTTATACCGTCTTGTTCGGCGTTTCCCGATCCTTGGGTGTGCTGGCCTCTCTTTGCTGGGATCGCGCATTGGGGCTGCCTATTGAGCGCCCCAAATCAGTAACCACCGAATGGCTGGAGCAGTTTGTGAAAGGGCAACTCCAGTCGGTGGAACATTCTACACATGCGGGCAGTGAAGAATCCTGA
- a CDS encoding LptF/LptG family permease — translation MRKLDWYILRKFLGTFFYAIGILIVITVVIDISEKLDDFVKSHLSVKQIIFEYYIGFIPHIAALLFPLFVFIAVIFFTSRLAYRSEIIAMLSAGISFRRMLRAYWVGGVLLCVLLWAGNRWVVPHADRIRDAFEDKYVNDVDESKQISNVHLRIDSFTYVTMYVYDPIYKYASGFKLEKIRNQDLYYRLEAQNVRWDSTHKTWNTGPCVVRTFNGLQETARQLADTNLKIPLSPEDLIQRSNITETLTTPELNAYIAREKLRGSEGINALYVEKYRRDASAVAVVILTLIGMAIASRKVRGGSGLHLAIGIVIGSAYIVVLQFSYTFSIKGNLSPFVAVWLPNVLFGAVAFALLRRAPK, via the coding sequence ATGCGGAAACTCGACTGGTACATTCTGCGTAAATTTCTAGGAACATTTTTTTATGCCATTGGTATTTTGATTGTTATTACCGTGGTAATTGATATTTCCGAGAAGCTGGATGATTTTGTGAAGAGCCATCTTTCTGTAAAGCAGATAATTTTTGAATATTACATTGGATTTATCCCGCACATTGCAGCTTTGCTGTTTCCTTTGTTTGTATTTATTGCAGTTATTTTTTTCACTTCCAGACTGGCTTATCGTTCTGAAATCATTGCCATGCTAAGTGCGGGCATCAGTTTTCGCCGCATGCTTCGTGCTTACTGGGTGGGAGGTGTGTTGTTATGTGTATTGCTCTGGGCTGGCAACCGATGGGTGGTTCCGCATGCTGACAGGATAAGAGATGCCTTTGAAGATAAATATGTGAATGATGTGGATGAAAGCAAGCAGATCAGCAATGTACACCTGCGCATCGATAGTTTCACCTACGTGACGATGTATGTGTACGATCCGATTTACAAATATGCTTCAGGGTTTAAGCTGGAAAAAATCCGCAACCAGGACTTGTATTACCGGCTGGAAGCGCAGAACGTACGCTGGGACTCCACGCATAAAACCTGGAATACCGGGCCTTGTGTCGTCCGCACGTTTAATGGTTTGCAGGAAACAGCCCGGCAGCTGGCAGATACCAACCTGAAGATACCGTTATCACCTGAAGATCTCATTCAGCGCAGCAATATTACTGAAACCCTTACCACACCTGAGCTGAACGCCTATATTGCCCGTGAAAAATTGCGCGGAAGTGAGGGCATCAATGCGCTGTATGTGGAAAAATATCGCCGGGATGCATCAGCGGTAGCGGTTGTGATTCTTACCTTGATTGGAATGGCCATTGCGAGCCGGAAGGTGAGGGGAGGCAGCGGCTTGCACCTGGCTATTGGAATTGTGATTGGTTCGGCCTATATCGTGGTATTGCAGTTTTCCTATACGTTTTCTATCAAAGGCAACCTTTCGCCTTTCGTAGCGGTATGGCTGCCCAATGTACTGTTTGGAGCCGTTGCATTTGCGCTGTTGCGCCGCGCGCCCAAATGA
- a CDS encoding ArnT family glycosyltransferase, whose translation MRFSAKPYAGSIALLIFITTLLHLILAFILPLGNDEVYYWTYALHPAWSYFDHPPMVGWLIWLTTIGTHLHQELFVRLGAVLCSALTMYVVYDTGRMIRNERTGWIAAICYACALYSSILAGVFMLPDSPQILFWWLALRSLLRIANEDADKPLAWLAFGIWTGLATLSKIHGIFLWMGAALYLLLFRRKTLKNPYVYIAAGITLICIIPILIWNIQHHFITYAYHSQRVDVAQSHIHLNYFVTEILGECFYHHPLLYILTWICLIQVFRKKFHALTPQTIRILLCCSLPLIGILLGISLFRSILPHWSGPAYSSLLLLVAVYIDTRNVSQKKFPVVIRWVMGIFLIIILGGCWIIMDYPGTFGSHDPMEYGSGDFTLDMYGWRKIGQQFQQVYQHDVQAGLMPKDAFIVASKWFPLAHEQFYISYYTRQPVQGIGAVDDLHEYAIWRPQARQLQPGDDAYCIVPSNYFTDVDAHFSMWFQKIDTPMIIQQYRSGKLARKFFIYRLHHFQPHD comes from the coding sequence ATGCGCTTTTCTGCAAAACCATATGCAGGCTCCATTGCTTTGCTGATTTTTATCACCACACTTTTGCATCTCATTCTTGCTTTTATATTGCCGCTGGGAAACGATGAAGTGTACTACTGGACTTATGCCCTGCATCCGGCATGGAGTTATTTTGATCATCCGCCCATGGTGGGTTGGTTGATATGGCTTACCACGATAGGTACACATCTGCATCAGGAATTGTTTGTGCGACTGGGTGCTGTGCTGTGTTCAGCCCTCACGATGTATGTAGTATATGATACCGGGCGCATGATACGCAATGAACGTACCGGATGGATAGCTGCTATATGCTACGCATGTGCTTTGTACAGCAGCATCCTGGCGGGCGTATTTATGCTGCCTGATTCGCCGCAGATCCTCTTCTGGTGGCTGGCATTGCGAAGTCTGTTGCGCATTGCAAATGAGGATGCCGATAAACCACTTGCATGGCTGGCTTTCGGAATATGGACAGGCCTGGCTACACTGAGCAAGATTCATGGAATTTTTCTTTGGATGGGAGCTGCCCTGTATCTGCTGCTGTTTCGACGGAAAACGCTGAAGAATCCGTATGTATACATTGCTGCAGGTATTACCCTCATTTGTATCATACCCATCCTGATCTGGAATATACAACATCATTTCATCACCTATGCCTATCACAGCCAGCGGGTAGATGTAGCACAATCGCATATACATCTAAATTATTTTGTAACGGAAATATTAGGCGAATGTTTTTACCATCACCCATTGCTTTATATACTAACCTGGATTTGCCTGATACAGGTTTTCCGGAAAAAATTTCATGCTCTTACACCACAAACCATCCGCATATTGCTTTGCTGCAGCTTACCGCTGATTGGTATTTTGCTTGGCATATCTCTTTTTCGCAGCATTTTACCGCACTGGAGTGGACCGGCATACAGCAGTTTGCTTTTGCTAGTAGCTGTTTACATAGATACACGCAATGTATCACAGAAAAAATTTCCTGTGGTGATAAGATGGGTGATGGGCATATTCCTGATTATCATTCTCGGAGGGTGCTGGATAATTATGGATTATCCCGGCACGTTCGGTAGCCATGATCCGATGGAATACGGATCCGGAGATTTTACACTTGATATGTACGGGTGGCGCAAAATCGGTCAGCAGTTTCAGCAGGTTTATCAGCACGACGTACAAGCAGGACTTATGCCCAAAGATGCTTTTATCGTTGCCAGTAAATGGTTCCCTCTGGCACATGAACAATTCTACATCAGCTATTATACACGTCAGCCTGTGCAGGGAATAGGAGCTGTGGATGATTTACATGAATATGCCATCTGGCGTCCGCAAGCACGCCAGCTTCAGCCCGGAGATGATGCTTATTGCATCGTACCATCCAATTACTTTACTGACGTAGATGCACATTTTAGTATGTGGTTTCAGAAAATTGATACGCCAATGATAATCCAGCAATATCGGAGTGGAAAGCTTGCCAGAAAGTTTTTTATCTATCGGTTGCATCATTTCCAGCCACATGATTAA
- a CDS encoding phosphatase PAP2 family protein, with translation MKRHMILCVIKNFMFDFQHWDIHLLEKLNIHHAPVWDASMNVVTYSAAYVSILIPLICIFIAFRQKDAFLRIKAWFVISCLATASLFSWGIKNTIERPRPWHMYAFIEKKTSGGGWSFPSGHTTGAFAVAFSMSIAFRRKRWMMPVLLGWASVVGYSRMDLGVHYPSDVLGGILTAALAVGLNYVFFKKAFQRYRDGMWKYNIVKSDPPELQS, from the coding sequence ATGAAGCGGCATATGATTCTCTGTGTGATTAAAAATTTTATGTTTGATTTTCAGCATTGGGACATTCATCTTTTGGAGAAATTAAACATTCATCATGCTCCTGTATGGGATGCATCCATGAATGTAGTCACGTATTCAGCAGCTTATGTGAGCATACTCATTCCCTTGATATGCATATTCATTGCTTTCCGGCAGAAAGATGCCTTTTTGCGGATAAAAGCCTGGTTTGTAATATCGTGTCTGGCAACAGCCAGTTTATTTTCCTGGGGTATTAAGAACACGATAGAACGGCCAAGGCCCTGGCACATGTATGCATTCATTGAAAAAAAGACTAGCGGAGGAGGATGGTCATTTCCTTCCGGTCATACCACCGGCGCTTTTGCTGTAGCATTTTCCATGAGTATTGCCTTTCGCAGAAAACGCTGGATGATGCCTGTGTTGCTGGGATGGGCCTCTGTGGTAGGCTATTCCCGCATGGATCTGGGCGTGCATTATCCATCGGATGTACTGGGTGGCATTCTCACGGCTGCGCTTGCTGTGGGATTGAATTATGTTTTTTTCAAAAAAGCATTTCAGCGATATCGAGATGGTATGTGGAAATATAATATCGTAAAATCTGATCCACCGGAGTTACAATCTTGA